One Ensifer adhaerens genomic region harbors:
- a CDS encoding FkbM family methyltransferase, translating into MRSITYFHKTVQFPDKPEKKRFFARLQNGDWEPCTFQNIARLVDAKTTFIDIGGWIGVTPYWAAQIADNVITVEPDPVCFGILKEMQPENCGEVRVINAALSEDDVLVLHSVGGGFGSSETSALIADDDGEAIRARTVTIAALQDMARTERLCFKIDIEGYEYRALDQFRTIDRMRTAGVLLAVHPQILFASLTGSRLSRVLRTMTATIGLIRSLKGFRLDNPSAIWTALRKSIARREFRGFDLLFVAREGSR; encoded by the coding sequence ATGCGTTCGATCACCTATTTCCACAAGACCGTTCAGTTTCCCGACAAGCCGGAAAAGAAGCGCTTTTTCGCGCGGCTGCAGAACGGCGACTGGGAGCCTTGCACGTTCCAGAACATCGCGCGCCTGGTCGACGCCAAGACGACTTTCATCGACATCGGCGGCTGGATCGGCGTGACGCCCTATTGGGCGGCGCAGATTGCCGACAACGTCATCACGGTCGAGCCCGATCCTGTCTGTTTCGGCATCCTCAAGGAAATGCAGCCGGAGAATTGCGGCGAAGTGCGGGTCATCAATGCAGCGCTATCGGAGGATGACGTTCTCGTGCTGCATTCCGTCGGTGGCGGTTTCGGCAGCTCCGAAACATCGGCCCTGATCGCCGACGACGACGGCGAGGCGATCCGTGCGCGCACCGTGACGATCGCAGCCCTTCAGGACATGGCGCGGACCGAAAGGCTCTGTTTCAAGATCGACATCGAAGGTTACGAGTATCGCGCGCTGGACCAGTTCCGCACGATCGATCGGATGCGGACGGCCGGCGTGCTGCTGGCGGTTCATCCGCAGATCCTGTTTGCGTCGCTGACGGGCTCCAGGCTGTCGCGCGTCCTTCGCACCATGACCGCCACTATCGGATTGATCCGTAGTCTGAAGGGCTTCCGCCTCGACAATCCCTCGGCAATCTGGACGGCGCTACGCAAATCGATCGCGCGCCGGGAGTTTCGCGGTTTCGACCTGCTGTTCGTGGCGCGCGAGGGTAGCCGCTAA
- a CDS encoding cyclic nucleotide-binding domain-containing protein, whose amino-acid sequence MLLKDEVEMLRRITLFSGLPPAKLKLLAFTSDRVMYSAGEALFYQGDIGDAAYVILSGKAEVLINTAGGPFKIAEVEQNSIVGEIAILCNTPRTATVRTSTPLEALRIRKDDFLKLLADFPEMAVEIMRVLADRLAQTTAELSEARGSMEPVDA is encoded by the coding sequence ATGTTGCTCAAAGATGAAGTCGAAATGCTGCGCCGAATAACCCTGTTCTCGGGATTGCCGCCGGCAAAGCTGAAACTTCTGGCCTTCACGTCCGACAGGGTCATGTACAGCGCCGGCGAAGCGCTGTTCTATCAGGGTGACATCGGCGACGCGGCCTATGTCATTCTTTCCGGCAAGGCGGAGGTGCTCATCAATACGGCGGGTGGGCCTTTCAAGATCGCCGAAGTCGAGCAGAATTCGATCGTCGGCGAAATCGCCATTCTCTGCAACACGCCACGCACCGCGACGGTGCGCACCAGCACGCCGCTCGAGGCCCTGCGCATCCGCAAGGACGATTTCCTCAAGCTTCTGGCCGACTTCCCCGAGATGGCGGTGGAAATCATGCGCGTTCTCGCCGACCGCCTCGCGCAAACGACGGCGGAGCTCAGCGAGGCCCGCGGTTCGATGGAGCCGGTGGACGCCTGA
- a CDS encoding ABC transporter transmembrane domain-containing protein, translated as MEPRLSRYIWTHTRKDQLWILVVVALSMIPYFLSFDLPKQIVNGPIQGDGFDSPEATQAFLPISFDLPYLGTFNVFDGFQLGREGMLLALSLVFLALVVVNGLFKFYINTFKGRLGERLLRRIRFELVDRVLRFPPSHFKRVKPAEIATMIKDEVEPLGGFTGDAFVSPALLGGQALTALVFILLQSFWLGLIATLIVAVQAVIIPRMRKRLLVLGRERQLTARELSGRVSEIVDGIGAIRGHDTSNYERADIAARLGRIFKIRYDLYQWKFLVKFINNFLAQVTPFLFYAIGGYFALQGRLDIGQLVAVIGAYKDLPGPLKELIDWDQARQDVQVKYAQVVEQFSVDTLLDPKVQAVATTAAVPLAGPLAAVNLTVIDDGGSTLLDHVSLQVQPGEKVALMGGGEVLAEAFGRLVWPASGKVLVGGQDILELPESVTGRRIAYASSDVYVFQGSLGDNILYGLKHAPLTDEIYEGERATHRKWEVTEARLAGNPYLDVNSDWIDYGSAGANGPDDLLVQIRPVLDAVLLTNDVMALAVRSTIDPHEHAEFAAGIVEMRSALRQRLEKEKLSDLVVFFEPGTYNVEATIGENMLFGTITDQVMWADALENHPFFKTILQRVGLRDTFYEMGIEIAENVVELFRDLPPDHPFFQQLTFMTAEEIPVYEAILQKVRTKGKGEVSEDDQIKVIRLCFDYIEPRHRFGLLTDEVMAKIVAARREFDEGLPADLAGMIEHYRPNRFIASGSIIDNVLFGRIGHKHADGSEKIRAIVRDLFEAGGLYNEVLAFGFDFNVGAGGKRLTAAQRQKLDLARALIRNCDYYIFNQPLLALDQRVQEQVVRNVFAMLDQGGRDPAVIWVLANPALADLFDRVARFENGRLLHDANVDERPDYKEMAS; from the coding sequence ATGGAACCACGCCTTTCCCGCTATATCTGGACCCACACGCGCAAGGACCAGCTTTGGATCCTGGTTGTCGTCGCGCTGTCGATGATCCCTTACTTCCTGTCGTTCGATCTGCCGAAGCAGATCGTCAACGGGCCGATCCAGGGCGATGGCTTCGACAGTCCGGAGGCCACTCAGGCCTTCCTGCCGATATCCTTCGACCTGCCGTATTTGGGCACGTTCAACGTCTTTGACGGCTTCCAGCTCGGCCGCGAAGGCATGCTGCTCGCCCTCAGCCTGGTGTTCCTGGCGCTGGTGGTGGTCAACGGCCTCTTCAAATTCTACATCAACACGTTCAAGGGCCGGCTCGGCGAGCGGCTCTTGCGCCGCATCCGTTTCGAACTCGTCGACCGGGTCCTGCGTTTTCCGCCCAGCCATTTCAAGCGGGTGAAGCCCGCCGAAATCGCGACGATGATCAAGGACGAGGTCGAGCCGCTCGGTGGTTTCACCGGTGATGCCTTCGTCTCGCCCGCCTTGCTCGGCGGCCAGGCCTTGACGGCGCTCGTGTTCATCCTGCTGCAGAGCTTCTGGCTCGGGCTGATCGCAACGCTGATCGTCGCGGTTCAGGCGGTCATCATTCCGCGCATGCGCAAGCGGCTTCTCGTGCTTGGGCGCGAGCGGCAGTTGACGGCGCGCGAGCTTTCCGGCCGCGTCAGCGAAATCGTCGACGGTATCGGCGCGATCCGTGGCCACGATACGTCGAACTACGAGCGCGCCGACATCGCGGCGCGGCTCGGCCGGATCTTCAAGATCCGCTACGACCTCTACCAGTGGAAATTCCTCGTCAAGTTCATCAACAACTTCCTCGCACAGGTCACGCCCTTCCTGTTTTACGCGATCGGCGGCTATTTCGCCCTGCAGGGTCGCCTCGACATCGGCCAGCTCGTCGCTGTCATCGGCGCCTACAAGGACCTGCCGGGTCCGCTGAAGGAACTGATCGACTGGGACCAGGCCCGTCAGGACGTCCAGGTGAAATATGCGCAGGTGGTCGAGCAGTTCAGCGTCGACACGCTGCTCGATCCCAAGGTCCAGGCGGTGGCAACCACCGCTGCCGTGCCGCTCGCAGGCCCGCTTGCCGCCGTCAATCTGACGGTGATCGACGATGGCGGCTCGACGCTGCTTGACCACGTCTCGCTGCAGGTCCAGCCCGGCGAGAAGGTGGCGCTGATGGGTGGTGGCGAAGTGCTCGCCGAGGCCTTCGGCCGGCTCGTCTGGCCGGCAAGCGGCAAGGTGCTCGTCGGTGGCCAGGACATCTTGGAGCTGCCGGAATCGGTGACCGGCCGACGGATCGCCTACGCCTCGTCCGACGTCTACGTCTTCCAGGGCAGCCTCGGTGACAACATCCTTTACGGGCTGAAGCATGCGCCGCTCACGGACGAGATCTATGAGGGCGAGCGTGCGACGCACCGCAAGTGGGAGGTGACCGAAGCCCGGCTGGCCGGAAACCCGTATCTCGACGTCAACAGCGACTGGATCGACTATGGATCCGCCGGGGCGAACGGACCGGACGATCTGCTCGTGCAGATCCGGCCAGTTCTCGACGCGGTGCTTTTGACCAACGACGTCATGGCGCTGGCCGTGCGCTCGACCATCGATCCCCACGAGCATGCGGAGTTCGCCGCAGGCATCGTCGAGATGCGCAGCGCGCTCCGGCAGCGTCTCGAAAAGGAAAAGCTCAGCGACCTCGTCGTGTTCTTCGAGCCCGGGACCTACAATGTCGAGGCGACGATCGGCGAAAACATGCTCTTCGGCACCATCACCGATCAGGTGATGTGGGCAGATGCGCTGGAGAACCATCCGTTCTTCAAGACGATCCTGCAGCGGGTCGGCCTGCGCGACACCTTTTATGAGATGGGCATCGAGATCGCCGAGAACGTCGTCGAACTGTTCCGCGACTTGCCGCCGGATCACCCGTTCTTCCAACAGTTGACCTTCATGACCGCCGAGGAAATCCCGGTCTATGAGGCCATCCTCCAGAAGGTACGCACGAAGGGCAAGGGCGAGGTCTCCGAGGACGACCAGATCAAGGTGATCAGGCTGTGCTTCGATTACATCGAGCCGCGGCACCGTTTCGGTCTTTTGACCGACGAGGTCATGGCGAAGATCGTCGCCGCCCGGCGCGAGTTCGACGAAGGCCTGCCGGCCGATCTCGCCGGGATGATCGAGCACTACCGCCCGAACCGATTCATCGCGTCCGGCAGCATTATCGACAACGTGCTCTTTGGACGTATCGGTCACAAACACGCCGACGGCTCGGAGAAAATCCGCGCGATCGTCCGGGATCTCTTCGAGGCGGGCGGTCTCTACAACGAAGTGCTTGCTTTCGGCTTCGACTTCAATGTCGGCGCCGGCGGCAAGCGGCTGACGGCCGCGCAGCGGCAGAAGCTCGACCTTGCGCGCGCGCTGATCCGCAATTGCGATTACTACATCTTCAATCAACCGCTCCTGGCGCTCGACCAGCGCGTCCAGGAACAGGTCGTCCGCAACGTCTTTGCGATGCTCGATCAGGGCGGGCGCGATCCGGCGGTCATCTGGGTTCTCGCCAATCCGGCGCTGGCGGACCTCTTCGATCGCGTCGCCCGGTTCGAAAACGGGCGCCTGCTGCACGACGCCAATGTGGATGAACGACCTGACTACAAGGAAATGGCATCTTGA
- a CDS encoding class I SAM-dependent methyltransferase, protein MKQTSHPPCQSNDWYEHAFDLARGIAAYTRSPLIEGIGRVIAKHPDAHIANAFNHKQVACKVWARDTLFEVAGPSYGKIAILGGWYGILGAMLLEDQRFDVAAVDSFDIDPDVEAVARTLNAAFPDKFHAVTADMYAIDYAALAADVVINTSCEHIADLKAWLDRIPAGTRVLLQSNDYFSEPTHINCVASVEEFAKQAALTTVEFAGALPTKKYTRFMLIGTV, encoded by the coding sequence ATGAAACAAACCAGCCATCCCCCCTGCCAATCCAACGATTGGTACGAGCATGCCTTCGATCTCGCGCGTGGCATCGCCGCCTATACGCGCAGTCCGCTGATCGAAGGGATCGGCCGGGTGATCGCCAAACATCCAGACGCCCACATCGCCAATGCCTTCAACCACAAGCAGGTTGCCTGCAAGGTCTGGGCGCGCGATACGCTCTTTGAGGTGGCCGGCCCCTCCTACGGCAAGATCGCCATCCTCGGCGGCTGGTACGGCATTCTCGGCGCCATGCTGCTGGAAGACCAGCGCTTCGATGTGGCGGCAGTCGACAGCTTCGACATCGATCCGGACGTCGAAGCGGTGGCGCGGACGCTGAACGCGGCCTTTCCGGACAAGTTTCATGCCGTGACGGCGGACATGTATGCGATCGACTACGCGGCGCTCGCGGCAGACGTGGTGATCAATACGAGCTGCGAGCATATCGCAGACCTCAAGGCATGGCTCGATCGCATTCCGGCCGGTACGCGGGTGCTGCTCCAGTCCAACGACTATTTCAGCGAGCCGACGCATATCAACTGCGTGGCCTCGGTCGAAGAATTCGCCAAGCAGGCGGCACTGACGACCGTGGAGTTCGCCGGCGCGCTGCCGACCAAAAAATACACCCGCTTCATGCTGATCGGCACGGTCTGA